CAgacaccaaaacaagccatacagatacctgccatgttgtggagtcaacagaagtcagaaatagcattataaatattaatttacctttgatgatcttcatcagaatgcactcccaggaatcccagttccacaataaatgtttgtttttaagtccatcatttatgtccaaatacctcctttttgtttgcacgtttagttcacaaatccaaattcatgaagCGCAGGCACActtagttcagacgaaaagtcaaaaaagttatattacagttcgtagaaacatgtcaaacgatgtatagaatcaatctttaggatgtttttaacataaagcttcaataatgtttcaaccggacaattcctttgtctttagaaaggaaaaggaacgcagctagcTCTCATGGGCGCGCGCCTGACtaagctcatggcattctgccagacacctgactcaaacagctcttattctcccccccttcacagtagaagcctgaaacaaggttctaaagactgttgacatctagtggaagccttaggaagtgcaatcggaccaaatttccactgtatattggataggcaaagacttgaaaacatcagatttcccacttcctggttggatttttttctcatgtttttgcctgccatatgagttctgttatactcacagacatcattcaaacagttttagaaacttcagagtttaatattcaaatctactaataatatgcatatattagcaactgggactgaggagcaggcagtttactctgggcaccttattaatccaagctactcaatactgcccctcatccataagaagttaacgacAGTGATGGCAGGCGGGAGTGAAGGACactgcatgctagctagctagtaaagaGGACTCTGGTACACAGCATGTGGCAGGGGCGACactgtgtgctagctagctagctagcaaggagGACTCCGGTGTACAGGAGATGGGGGTGATaacggtagctagctaggacACTGGTAGACAGTGTGAAAACTCAGATATACATTTATTTCCCTTTTGACCCACATTTTAATTACATAAACAAATCAGGGGAAATCCAGAATATCAATGGGATGCTCGATGGGGGGGGGcgttcatgcaggaaccaatgggatgctctagggaggggaggagggggttcCTGCAATGCCCACATGCATTGCGGACCGCAGTCACACGCTATTGAAAGGCACAGCAGACAGCAGATCTGTTTTCAAAGATGTAACATTACGATGATACATTCGTAATCATTTCAAGGAAAACAAAAACTACTTCGATTTGAACACCACCGCAGAAGCTTCACTATTCCCCCTCTTCCAATGCATTGTGGCTGTAAAATTCCTGAAAAGTGTGCAGCGAATTCTACAAGATGAAGAGCCGAAATGAGtataacatcctggcatttaaagcatactCGATTTTAGAAAATTCACATAATTTAAAACGTTCTATTCTATCAAATGGCCTACTATTTAGGAcgcaagtatgggtattcggCACGGCGTCTGTCAATAGTGTAAAATATAGCGTGAGCATTACCTAACCTAACCACCCCTTTCCCCCAATCACTCTCAGGTGAAGGATATCTCACTGGAGGCGAAaggagctttgtgaagccagcGGGACATAACGTGTGGAGAGATGACCAAAGCATAGCAATTGAGGcgagtggaacctcaacccagcaaGTTATTGTCATAGTGTGACATAAAAAAATCGCAGTACATCAAATGTGGCCTGTTTATTTCAGAAAGGCTCCCCTCAGCTATTCACTTGCTTACATGTACATCCTTATTTTTCTGCCATAGGGGAGCTTGTGAGACTTCCCCAAGACATTGTTATCCAATTCTACTCATGTACCGGTAATAACCTCCTCTCTTCttgtgtcagtctgcagatgcagaggctgcaggtcctgAAGGATTGTCTCCGGTCAAGCAGGAGAgaactgaaggagaggaggacccacaacacagcagagacattcaGACTGGAGCAGCGGCTGGAGTGGCGCCACCTGTAGCCACAGAGGACCTTGCGACTGCTGCCGCGCCCCAGCCCAGGACCCAACGCAGAatcacggaggtcagtggaatgccgaacgccgtcctcaagtcagagacagacaccgagactttaactgtaacacaaaggctcttacacacaggatctgaccacagatcagacccagagagactgggGCAGGGGCCACTGGGCTGTCCTGCTCCCGGCTCAGAGTATTTACTTTACGGTAACCCAAGCCCGAGGATGGTTCATTCCCATCTGAACTTGGGTGATGCGTCAGAGACTGTCAATGATCCGTCTTGTTTTTACACTACAGAGATGGGCCCTGGCAACATGCCCTTGGGTTTAGAGACCCAGACTGATCTGTCTAGAGCGGAATGGAaccggtacagtagtagtgtatactctgaagggAGCCAAGATAAGAAAGGGGAGGCTATAGTGGTAGATGAGGTGACTGTGAAAGTGGAGGGTGACGCTCCTCCCACCTGGAATGCAGATCGTCTCCTAGGAGACGGACACTCACAGGGCAGAGTTTTCTTAGATTACAGGGGAAGCTTAGAGACAAATCTAAATGGCGCCACCCACTCCCCTTTACATGCATTCAGGGATCGCGACCCAGTGTCCACATCAACGACACCTTCCGATTCACAAGGCTGTGTTCTTTTcgatcaggtattgaactcaaaTGACCAAAGGGCCAAGGCTCGGGGAGGGGGAGCAACATCAGGCAATAGTAAAGAgaaacggttcctctgcatgttctgtaacaaaggcttcagctgcccccagaaagtggagatccaccagagagtccacacaggggtgaaacccttcagctgtacccagtgtcacatgaGCTTCGCCCAGGCTGgtgacctgaagaggcaccagagggtccacacaggggagaaacccttcagctgcccccagtgtgagaagaggttctctcaggctggtgacctgaagaggcaccagagggtccacacaggggagaaaccctacagttgtacccagtgtcacatgcgcttcgCCCTGGCTGGCAACCTGAAGATGCACTtgaaggtccacacgggagagaggcCGTTCGCCTGTAGGCATtgcgggaagaggttctcagagaggagctacctcaggatacaccagcagaaaaaccaTTCCACTCTGTAAATTAGAAAATAATTTCACTCGATAGCTTCTGACATTTAGATCAAACCCTGCATTAAccccccagcgtgagttttttttGTTATGcgcgtgatgtcagaatgcactcactagctaggtttccataccaattggcaacagattgtcatgcgaatattctcaaatctgcataaaaacaatgtgcacattttcccaccagaaatgtttccatcaaatcaatgcgtgatgacgtagtgcacccaaaatgtactttttcgatTAAAGTTTTCATGTACCTAATAAAAATATAAAGATCAATGTGTTTCcgtcgcattttcaactctgatAGTTTTGTCATAAACTGttgtgttaaatagcaaatgtgtctAATCTGGTCTTGGCACCTGCActttagccaacagctcgcagatacaatACGGGTAGGCTGTGGCTTGTCTAGTctacatgagattattatggataacagCGAatatatttgtcaaacggcagtcaattatcgatcatcatgtcacagaataagaccctctgtatttattggaaagcagcatcaagctcatcaccatgcACTTTCACAACATATTTCATCTgaagcctaataaactgcatggtttctcaagttgtagtgggaggaccataCACCATATCATGCGTGACTCCAAATTTACTTAGATAtggtggttattatatcaatatttgcacataaaggcGTTTTCACCGGCATTTCCCGTGTTattaattttaccgacacaaagaTCCCTCCATGTCGAAGGAACAAATGATCTGTCGGCATTTTAAAAAAATTACACTGAAACTTcgtgtttccatcacagctgtcgtgatttttctttaattaaacaaaaaaattacaaatttTTGGATGGAAACGTAATTggtgttccaaaatgtgattgttatgcaacaggacagttaacccacgctgcctgctaattatctatggGCTGTTTCAACTGGTCAATTTAAAATTATTTTCAAATAGTTTGAATTCAGGTGTGTTCCAATTCCTTATTAATTCACATAAAGTATCCCATTTCACTGTGGAGAATTTACGTTTGAGGCACTACGATGAACccggacaaacttctctcttcgatGAGAGCCCAAGCACTTCCCCAGTGTTTCCCCCGGTCACGTATGCAGACATTTGAGCATCTCCGATCAGAAAATAAATGCTAACTTTTTCCTCCTGATGCCTGAATTaccttcattgttgttttccttacaaataataactttggacatgtgtgcgtttctatcaaagtaagtgacTTATTACATTATAGTTTGTGTATCGTGTTATGTCATTTCTACTGTAGCACACCGGATATATATATGTCTCTGACGTGTGTTTTACAGAGAAGTATTAGCTTGTGTATCTTTTGAAGCTGCCCTGGCCTCATGGCCTGTGTATTTTAGCTCTGCTGGGCCCTGCCTCCTTGTGGAGCGCAACAGTTACTGTTATTCATATTTGTGATTTTGTCAATGCAATTTATTACTTTTATAGCAGTGTTATGTTACTACTTTAATTAGTTTTATTGCTATATCCTGATGCTGTATTGTAATTAGTAATAATTCCTCTTTATTCTGTGCTTTcagaaaccacacacaaacattatTTGCCTAAATCATAACTGGAACTTTCTTGCTGACGATTAAGGCCAGCAACATACCGTTTAAACACACTCCTTTACAGTTTTACTTGGAGAAAAAACAGCAAGAAAAGACTGACAACTTATTAATATGCATAACCCATATTTCAATATTTATGTCGTGATTTGAACTGCATtcccacccatccacccctaaAGTCATAGTATCATGGCATGTCAGTTAGTCATTGCTGCAAATGTGCTTGAGTGTATGGTACTCCCCAAAGCATGGTGCGACACAAGCTAAACACGTGTACTTTGTCAACAACCTCTGCTTCCTTCTCATGGTGCCAGACAGTCAGATTTGCAGTGCCTCCGTGTGCGACTGTCTTGAGCAGCAGTTTGAAAGAATGCCTTGCGGTGAGGCGTAGGGGATTGTCTGCAGCAGGACAGCCCCCAGTggaggttctctctgtacttttggtAGGTAATTACCTCACCTATGGAGGATGAGGGAGTGGAGAGGTGGGTGAGAGAGTCACTTTAATTTTAGAACTGAACTATGTCCATTACAAAAAAAAACTTGTTCAATAATCTCACCTGTTATCTGGTGGTGAACTATGTGGCCATTGAGGACAGCAGTGTCAATCAGATGGAAAAagatcttataccacttggtagTCTCCTGAGCGCATTCCACAAAGCTGATTATCATATCTGtcttatccactgcccccattttgaggttagTCAAGCTCAGTCTGGTTTGATCTTACTCTCTCCCATCAGGTGGTCCACTTTCCCTGTGGCCGACAAGGCCGCTGTatagacagtggagaggacatggacgtcaTCAAACAGCAGTGCCAGGAGTGGTGAAATAGCTCgcggccttccagctaccacagacctCTTGTACTTTATCTTcgtcggtctgcctccatcaccatcAGCATCTTCAGAGGGGCATGGGACTTTGTCGGTGAGCAAGGGGTCCTCAGATTTAGGGTTATTAATGGCCACAAGGATGGGAAGCAGACCCTCACCATCAGAATCTGATTTCTGACTTTTACTGtcagaatttccacatttgtgagttgtctccttttgaaagatattgctaatgctacagcttagcccactagctacatacataaacaagaCTGAATGGCTGAGTGAGTGTCAGAGGTTACGTGATTGACTGCTGGCACGTGCATCAATAAATGGTTTGTGTGGTAATAATTAATACATTTACTGGTGACATCATGCATTCGATTCTTGCATAAATTGAAATGGACACgcgtgtaaaatacttttttgaaggttgtactgatgagctaatgctaagccaTGTTTGTTGATGTCATACAATGCATTATaaacgtctgtcagaccaaagatgttataccAAAACAAGGtgaagggatagttcactcaTCTTTTGAGTAAACTTACGGAAGTGAATGGCGGCGGCAACACTACCCACCGTCGGATTACCAAAAatgtttataactaacccaagatagaccacagcctgtcattTCCAATGGAAAGAAATTAgtcagtgggcagaacaagcaaggagagGCGCGTtcagcatgtatttgcatattaccgttagggaacgcctactctgaagtgcgcatgcaataactcaatttgaccttgcactcctaaacaattacatttttaacactttggcaaagggtaacaACTACAATACTTAAGTCCACTATGTtcgtaacagattctagttttgggaacagaaaactgtattgagatcaaatgtttcatagaTGAGAACATTTTGCAGAACGTCAGACAAAATCCATCTTCTCTCACTATAagtggatgcttcacatttatacatccagtgaaatatctgtctcattgttctgtgGGAATACTTTTGACTTTTagaatcaaatcaagctttatttatatagcAGATTTCAGACATGAATGCGATGCACTgagcttcacaggaaaaaacaaaaactatgaaaatgaaaactgaaatatttactacacaacaaacatgaGGATAACAAAAGAATAACAAACTAAAcagcaccctaaggaaaagcaaagctaaaaaggtgtgttttaagatctcttaAATATGTCCACAGCTTCGGCCGCCTTcgggttctctggcaggctattccagaggcaggGGGGCATagaactaaaggctgcctctcagTCCTGGGCTTTGGATAGTTaaaaaaggccagtgccagagaaTGTGAGGGACCTACTGGATACATAACTCAAAAGCATGTCTTatatgtattggggtgcacaatcgtcgattgatttaaaaaaaacaagtttGGTTTAACAGTACAGATTGATCAAGATGGCGAAACAAGCACAGGAGCAATTCAGTGGGTCGGACATGAGGCGTATGTGGAAGGGTCTCCTAacgatcacggattacaaaaagaaagccaGCCACATCACGGTCACCAACGCCTccctaccggacgagctaaagACCCTTTTCTCAAGATTTGAGCAAAATGAGCTGTTGAGGAGAGCCCCCGATGACAACGTGGGCTACACACACAGTCTCCACTGAGTATGTATGTAAGTCCTTcaaaacgtgttaaccctcgcattgctgccggcccagacagcatctcTAGCCGtgccctcagagcatgtgcagaccagctgttGTGTttgctgacattttcaatctctagCTCAGGCCTCTATACATTTTTGGTAATCCGACGGTGGGTAGTTTTGCCGCCGCCATTGTTTATTTTTTCACGTCAACCAATGATACAGGCCTCTATACCTGCTTCAAtgtgtccactatcatccccatgcccaagaaagggaaagtaacaactgaaagaccacatcacctcctccctccccgacacact
This genomic interval from Salvelinus alpinus chromosome 6, SLU_Salpinus.1, whole genome shotgun sequence contains the following:
- the LOC139577649 gene encoding uncharacterized protein, with translation MANGMVFHTQIASIMEVLANAAVSEICKLVDDDYAVFRLEITQSQKENRGLRRKLQLLELKVARERAERTIRERVLASRPSSVKIHDRNSGMARGEGYLTGGERSFVKPAGHNVWRDDQSIAIESADAEAAGPEGLSPVKQERTEGEEDPQHSRDIQTGAAAGVAPPVATEDLATAAAPQPRTQRRITEVSGMPNAVLKSETDTETLTVTQRLLHTGSDHRSDPERLGQGPLGCPAPGSEYLLYGNPSPRMVHSHLNLGDASETVNDPSCFYTTEMGPGNMPLGLETQTDLSRAEWNRYSSSVYSEGSQDKKGEAIVVDEVTVKVEGDAPPTWNADRLLGDGHSQGRVFLDYRGSLETNLNGATHSPLHAFRDRDPVSTSTTPSDSQGCVLFDQVLNSNDQRAKARGGGATSGNSKEKRFLCMFCNKGFSCPQKVEIHQRVHTGVKPFSCTQCHMSFAQAGDLKRHQRVHTGEKPFSCPQCEKRFSQAGDLKRHQRVHTGEKPYSCTQCHMRFALAGNLKMHLKVHTGERPFACRHCGKRFSERSYLRIHQQKNHSTL